A window of Bacteroidota bacterium genomic DNA:
ACAAAATCTTCGGATGATAGATTAACCAGTAATACCTTCACTTCGCCACGGTAATCCGCATCAATAGTGCCGGGACTGTTAAGCACGGTAATTCCGTTTTTATAGGCCAATCCGCTGCGGGGTCTCACTTGAGCCTCATAGCTTTGGGGCAATTCAATAAAAATACCTGTGCTTATTAGTTTCCTTTCAAGCGGCTTCAAGGTTTCGGGCCCTTCAAGGTTGGCTCTTAAATCCATGCCTGCCGACAATCCGGTTTGGTATTGTGGCAATGGGTGGTGCGAACTGTTTACTATCTTAACCTCTATCAAAACTTTGTATTGTTTTGGCCTGCGAATTTAGCATTTTGAATGAAAAATGCCGTATTTATCTAATGGGATATTAAACCAAAAGCTATTGACAGTTGTTGTACTTTTGCACGCGTTTTTAAAAAATCAGGAATGAATTTGTTTTATAAGCAGTATAGCCAAACAGGCAAGCCTTTGTTTATTTTTCATGGGTTATTCGGGATGTTGGATAATTGGCACAACGTAGCCCAACAACTGGCTGCCGATTATGCCGTTTATACTGTTGATTTGCGCAACCACGGGCAATCGCCGCACAGTGATGAGATGAATTACAGTTTGATGGCTGACGATATTGCGCAATTACTGGTATCGCTTAAATACGAAAAGGCTCACATACTTGGGCACAGCATGGGGGGAAAAGCGGTGATGACGTTTGCGCTTAAATACCCTGCAATGATTGATAAACTGATTGTGGCCGATATAGGTGTGAAAGAATATAAGCGCGGCCACGATGATATTTTTGATGCTATTATTCCGCTGAAACTTGAAACGTTTGAAACCCGCGGCGATATTGACCGACACCTTACTCCACTATTGCCTGAGTTTAGTACCCGCCAGTTTATTCTTAAAAACCTTGCCCGCAATGCTGATGGCGGTTTTTATTGGAAAATGAACGTTGAGTCTATCTATAAAAACTACGAAAATATAGTAGGGCCCATCAAGTCGGCCAAGCCGTATATGGGAGAAACAATGTTTTTGCGGGGAGGAAACTCGAAATACGTAACCGATGAGGACTGGACTGATATTCAAACCCTTTTCCCCAACGCAAAACTAAGCACTATTGAAGGTGCCGGTCACTGGGTGCACGCTGAAAACCCTGCCGCAGTTGTTGCCTATGTGAAAGAGTTTTTGAGCTGATAAAATAGTTACGACGGATTAAAATCCGTCGCTCCTAAGATTACAAAGCGTGGAGGGACTTAAGTCCCTCCACGCTTTGTAATTTTTACAGAATAGGATTTCAATCCTATTAAACACGACAGTCTTTACATTCTCCTTTCCTACGGAAAAAGAAATGTTATATTTCCGTTAACATTTGCAAAGTTGAGCCACCCTTTACAACTCAAAAAAGAATAAGCGCGTTTATCAAAGTACAATCGTCAAACCTATGAAAAATCTCAAAGCACTGCTGTGGGTTATCACGGCAATAGTAGCTGTTCCTTTTACAGTAAAGGGGCAAGCTCCCACTATTGAAGGCAGCGAATATTCATACTTGTACAAGCTTGAAAAAGAACAAGTACGCTGGATGCTCGACAGTGCTTGGCTAAGCGATAAAAGCCCCATACTAACGGCACCTGTAGATAGCTCATTACGCATCAACAACAGCAATCCGTTTGTGCCTAAGAAGCTGGCAAGAGGCTACTATTTATCCGCCTACGCTGCTGATTTAACCATTAATGCTCAGTTGCACATTCACCAACCGTTTTTTCCTACCATACAAGAAACCAACGGGGTGTGGTGGTTTGTGTTTAAAGATACCCTGCAAAGCATTGTGAAGGGCGGTACGCTTACCATGATTGGCAGCAAAGAGAAAGACAGTGTAATTGGTTACGATTCGTCGTGTATGTGCTATCCTGTGCCGCTGCAAAAGCAAGACCGCTGGTTTTTGTTTGAAAAGGGTACAGAGTTTTATTACCTGAAAGTATATTCTCCCTACAAAAAAGTAAAACGCGATTGTACCCGCCCATGGTGGAAATTTTGGAAAAAATGCCGCCCTGCATACAGCGATTATAACAACTACAATTACAGATACCGCCCAAGAGGATGGCGCAGGTTATTAAACTGGGCATCGGATGTTTTTAGCCGCCCTGCAACCCCCATGCAGCTTAACCCGGGTTATATGGTGATTAACCAGCCTGAGTACAAACACTTTGATTCACTAAAGATGAAAGCTTTTATAGTGAACAAAAAGGGCAAGCCGCTTAAGAAGGATTTGTATGTAAAAATTACAACGCAGTCCAACTTCTACCAGCCGCTGCTATTCAAAAAAATATCGCCGGTTACACGGGGAGCTTATACGTTTGATATGGCGATACCCGACAGTTTCCTGCTCGACCAAACGTATCTAATTTCTATTACCGATAAGTTGGGGAGAAGCTATAAATCAAGCCAATTTAAAGTAGCCGATTACGAACTTAAAAAGGTGAGCTACAGTTGGGAAAACGGTTCGCCCGAATATTACCGAGGTAATGATATTGTTTTTTACGCTAAATCAGTTGATGCAAACAACCTGCCCCTGCCCGATGCCACAGTGCGGTTACGATTGAGGATAGACCAAGTATTAGCTACATACGACACCTTGATAGCCTTGCGCGATAGTGTGTTTACTTCGTGGTACGATACCCTGTTGGCGTGCAGCCCTGATGGGTTAACACCGATACACTTGCCGCAACACCTGTTGCCCAATGCTGATTTGAGAATTTTTGGTACCATGAATTTTACCAATGCAGATAACCAACCCGGTTTTGCACAATGGCAATTCAATATTCTAGCCGACTCTAAACGATTTTTTGTAAAAGAAGATAGTAACGGTTTAAGAGCAGGGTATGTAGTACAAGGCCGCATACAAAAAGAAATTCCGGCGTATTGGGTGGTTGAATATACTACAGGCGTTAGAACGGAAAAGAAAATCACTCTGCCGTATTACCAAGATTGGGAGCCCGGGGCTACATTGTATCGTTTGTTAGATTCAGGCAGACGCGAGATAAGCTCGATTGCTATGCCCCGCCAAATACCCAAACCGCCTGCATTTATCGTTACCAAAACTTACGACTCGCTGCACATTGATTTGCAAAACCCTTTGGGCATTGAGGTGGGTTGGCGCATCTTATCAGGCAAAAAGCTGATTGAAAAAGGTGCGGGTAACAGCCTATCGTACCATAAAAAACTAAAAGGCACTAAGCCTGTGTATGTGGCATATACCTACACTTGGGGAGGCAATTTATTTACCTACGAAACCATTGCTTGGGTGAAGGAAAAACAGTTGACGGTGAAAATTGAACAACCCGAAGTTGTTTACCCCGGACAAGAAATTGCCGTTGATATTACGGTTACCGATTATAAAAACAGGGGTGCAAGTGGAGTGAATCTTACCGCATACAGCGTAAACATGGAGTTTGAGAACATTCCCTACCCACAAATGCCCTATTATGGTAAAAACTACGGCGGGCAGTTGGTTAAGAAGCCCATCAACAACATGAGTTTGTGGGAGAAAAGCTACAACTATACGTTGCCCTGCAATCCGTATCTGTACAAATGGATGGGCTTGGCAAGCCATCCCTACTACCGTTTGATGTATAGCCCAACAGCATTGGGTATTTTAAAAGACAGCCTATCCGACGGGAAAACCCAGTTAAGCCTGTTTGCAAGAAACTCAAACACCAACTACAAAAACTACTATGCTGCTTGGATTGACGATACCTTGGCGTATTTGAGCCTGAGCGGACAAGAACCCAATGCCTACCGAGTGAAACCCGGCAAGCACAAAATAACCTTGCGCACGTATGAGGGATTGTATGAAACAGATAGTATTGAATGCACGGCAGGAATGCGCACCCTTGTAGGGCTTAATACGGATAGTATTTATAACAACCGTACCATTAAACGTACTGAGATGTTGAAGGAGGTGAGAAAAGAAGAGTACGGGTTGTACCAGCCTCATGTATTGTACATCACCGGAGATAAAAACTCCATGTATGGAGATAATCTTTCAAGGGGATACCTAAGACAGGGGGATAAAATTTACAACATCGGCAGGTTACAAAAATCATACACATACGGGCACAACGATAACCTTAAAAACAATCCGTACTACTTTTACAAAGTAGGGCCGTTTGAAAAGGGGTGGATAGATTTGATTATTGACCAACGGGTAATAACGTTCTTCTTTAATCCAGA
This region includes:
- a CDS encoding dUTP diphosphatase, with the translated sequence MEVKIVNSSHHPLPQYQTGLSAGMDLRANLEGPETLKPLERKLISTGIFIELPQSYEAQVRPRSGLAYKNGITVLNSPGTIDADYRGEVKVLLVNLSSEDFVINDGERIAQLVIARHETVQWQPVETLTETERNAGGFGHTGVK
- a CDS encoding alpha/beta fold hydrolase, which encodes MNLFYKQYSQTGKPLFIFHGLFGMLDNWHNVAQQLAADYAVYTVDLRNHGQSPHSDEMNYSLMADDIAQLLVSLKYEKAHILGHSMGGKAVMTFALKYPAMIDKLIVADIGVKEYKRGHDDIFDAIIPLKLETFETRGDIDRHLTPLLPEFSTRQFILKNLARNADGGFYWKMNVESIYKNYENIVGPIKSAKPYMGETMFLRGGNSKYVTDEDWTDIQTLFPNAKLSTIEGAGHWVHAENPAAVVAYVKEFLS